The Lonsdalea populi genome window below encodes:
- the panF gene encoding sodium/pantothenate symporter, producing MHSQIVIPLIAYLLLVFGLSVYAYTRRQQGNFLREYFLGNRSMGGFVLAMTLIGTYVSASSFIGGPGAAYKYGLGWVLLAMIQVPTMLLSLSILGKKFAILARRYNAITLNDMLYARYGNRLLVWFASLSLLVAFIGAMAVQFIGGARLLETAVGIPYDTGLLIFGITIALYTAFGGFRASVLNDAMQGIVMLVGTLLLVVGVIYAAGGLPVAVEKLRHIDPALVSPHGPGDALSGPFMTSFWLLVCFGVIGLPNTAVRCISYRDSKALHRGIIIGTIVITLLMLGMHLAGALGRAILPNLTIPDQVLPELMIAVLPPLAAGIFLAAPMAAIMSNINAHLLQASATIVKDLYLSVRPQRAANERYIKHLSSLTTLVLGLMVVLASWRPPEMIIWLNLLAFGGLEAVFLWPLVLGLYWERANATGALSAMIGGAICYTLLASFKIQWGGFHPIVPALASSLLAFIIGNRFGHAAPAAVTSSDV from the coding sequence ATGCATAGTCAGATCGTCATTCCGCTGATCGCCTACCTGCTGCTGGTCTTCGGGCTGTCCGTTTACGCCTATACCCGCCGCCAGCAGGGCAACTTCCTGCGCGAATATTTTCTCGGCAACCGATCGATGGGCGGCTTCGTTCTGGCCATGACCTTGATTGGCACCTACGTAAGCGCCAGCTCTTTCATCGGCGGTCCCGGCGCTGCTTATAAATACGGGCTGGGCTGGGTGTTGCTGGCGATGATCCAGGTGCCGACCATGCTGCTTTCACTCAGCATTCTGGGAAAAAAATTCGCAATTTTGGCGCGGCGCTATAACGCGATCACGCTCAACGATATGTTGTACGCCCGCTACGGCAACCGGTTGCTGGTTTGGTTCGCCAGCCTCAGCCTGCTGGTCGCGTTCATCGGCGCCATGGCCGTGCAGTTTATCGGTGGTGCTCGTCTGCTCGAAACGGCGGTCGGCATCCCCTACGACACCGGGCTGCTGATCTTCGGCATCACTATCGCGCTGTATACCGCCTTTGGCGGCTTTCGGGCCAGCGTGCTCAACGACGCCATGCAGGGTATCGTGATGCTGGTAGGGACGTTGCTGCTGGTGGTTGGCGTGATTTATGCTGCGGGCGGCCTGCCCGTCGCCGTGGAAAAACTGCGCCACATCGATCCGGCGCTGGTCTCTCCGCACGGTCCTGGCGATGCACTTTCCGGACCGTTCATGACCTCGTTCTGGCTGCTGGTGTGCTTCGGCGTCATCGGCCTGCCGAACACGGCGGTACGCTGTATCTCCTATCGGGACAGCAAAGCGCTGCACCGCGGTATCATCATCGGCACCATCGTCATTACCCTGCTGATGCTCGGCATGCATCTGGCCGGGGCGCTGGGGAGAGCGATTCTGCCTAACCTCACCATCCCCGACCAGGTTCTGCCTGAGCTGATGATCGCCGTTCTCCCGCCGCTGGCCGCCGGTATTTTCCTGGCGGCGCCGATGGCAGCGATAATGTCCAACATCAACGCGCACCTGCTGCAGGCGTCGGCAACCATCGTGAAAGATTTGTATCTCAGCGTCCGCCCCCAGCGGGCCGCCAACGAAAGGTATATCAAACACCTGTCCAGCCTGACCACGCTGGTGCTGGGACTGATGGTCGTACTGGCCTCCTGGCGCCCGCCTGAAATGATCATCTGGCTTAATCTACTGGCGTTCGGCGGACTGGAAGCCGTGTTCCTGTGGCCGTTGGTGCTGGGACTGTACTGGGAACGCGCCAATGCGACGGGCGCACTGAGCGCCATGATAGGGGGAGCAATCTGTTATACCCTGCTGGCCAGCTTCAAAATCCAATGGGGCGGATTTCACCCGATCGTCCCTGCTCTGGCGTCAAGCCTGCTGGCATTTATTATTGGTAACCGGTTCGGGCACGCTGCGCCCGCCGCCGTTACTTCATCCGACGTTTAG
- the prmA gene encoding 50S ribosomal protein L11 methyltransferase has protein sequence MPWIQLKINTSGAHAEPLGDALVESGAVSVTFQDTHDTPVFEPLPGETRLWGDTDVIGLYDAETDMKVVIAILEQEPLLGAGFKHKIEQLEDKDWEREWMDNFHPMQFGERLWICPSWRDIPDPDAVNVMLDPGLAFGTGTHPTTALCLQWLDGLDLQGKTVIDFGCGSGILAIAALKLGAARAIGIDIDPQAIQASRDNAQRNGVSERLALYLPKDQPEALSADVVVANILAGPLRELAPLIGDLPKAGGHLGLSGVLATQAANVSEAYQEKFELDPVAEKEEWCRITGIRKAQ, from the coding sequence ATGCCGTGGATTCAACTCAAAATTAATACTTCCGGCGCACATGCCGAACCCCTGGGCGACGCGCTGGTCGAAAGCGGCGCGGTGTCCGTCACGTTTCAGGATACCCACGACACGCCGGTGTTTGAGCCGCTGCCGGGCGAAACCCGCCTGTGGGGCGATACTGATGTGATAGGCCTGTACGATGCCGAGACCGACATGAAGGTCGTCATCGCGATCCTGGAACAGGAGCCGCTGCTGGGCGCGGGTTTCAAACACAAAATCGAGCAGTTGGAAGATAAAGACTGGGAACGTGAATGGATGGATAATTTCCATCCGATGCAGTTCGGCGAGCGGTTGTGGATTTGCCCCAGTTGGCGCGATATCCCCGATCCGGATGCGGTCAACGTGATGCTGGACCCCGGCCTGGCCTTCGGCACCGGCACCCACCCCACCACCGCGCTGTGCCTGCAGTGGCTGGACGGTCTCGACCTGCAAGGTAAAACCGTCATCGACTTCGGCTGTGGCTCGGGCATTCTGGCGATCGCCGCGCTGAAGCTGGGCGCCGCCCGCGCCATCGGCATCGACATCGACCCTCAGGCCATTCAGGCCAGCCGCGACAACGCCCAGCGCAACGGCGTGTCCGAGCGTCTGGCGCTGTATCTGCCGAAAGACCAGCCGGAAGCGCTTTCCGCCGACGTGGTCGTCGCCAACATTCTGGCTGGCCCTCTGCGGGAGTTGGCGCCCCTGATCGGCGACCTGCCCAAAGCGGGCGGTCATCTCGGTCTCTCCGGCGTGCTGGCGACCCAGGCCGCCAACGTATCAGAAGCCTATCAGGAGAAATTCGAGCTTGATCCGGTGGCGGAAAAAGAAGAGTGGTGCCGAATAACCGGTATCAGAAAGGCACAGTAA
- the dusB gene encoding tRNA dihydrouridine synthase DusB, translating into MHIGQFQLPNRLIAAPMAGISDRPFRALCHMMGAGMTVSEMLSSNPEVWRSDKSRLRMVHSDEPGIRAVQIAGSDPEEMAAAAGINAEFGAQIIDINMGCPAKKVNRKMAGSALLQHPNLVKQILTAVVKAVDVPVTLKIRTGWSPEHRNCVQIARLAEDCGIQALTIHGRTRSCLFNGEAEYDSIRTVKQAVGIPIIANGDITDPHKARAVLDYTGADALMIGRAAQGRPWIFREIQHYLDTGELLPPMPLAEVKRLLIGHIRELHDFYGPGKGFRIARKHVSWYLQEHAPDDQFRRTFNAIEDAGEQLEALEAYFENLA; encoded by the coding sequence ATGCACATTGGACAATTTCAGCTTCCCAATCGTTTGATAGCCGCCCCGATGGCCGGTATTAGCGATCGCCCGTTCAGAGCACTCTGTCACATGATGGGCGCTGGAATGACGGTGTCCGAAATGCTCTCTTCCAATCCGGAAGTGTGGCGCTCGGACAAGTCCCGCTTGCGCATGGTGCATAGCGATGAACCCGGTATCAGAGCCGTGCAAATTGCCGGCAGCGATCCGGAGGAGATGGCCGCGGCCGCCGGCATCAATGCTGAGTTCGGCGCGCAGATCATCGACATCAATATGGGATGTCCGGCCAAGAAGGTGAACCGCAAGATGGCGGGGTCTGCGTTGTTGCAGCACCCCAATCTGGTGAAACAGATCCTGACGGCGGTGGTGAAAGCGGTAGACGTACCGGTAACACTGAAAATCCGGACCGGCTGGTCTCCAGAGCACCGCAACTGTGTACAAATTGCCAGATTGGCTGAAGACTGTGGTATTCAGGCTCTCACCATCCATGGACGCACGCGTTCGTGCTTGTTCAATGGCGAGGCCGAGTACGACAGCATTCGGACAGTTAAGCAGGCCGTCGGCATTCCCATCATTGCGAATGGCGACATTACTGACCCGCATAAAGCCAGAGCGGTTCTCGATTACACCGGGGCCGATGCCCTGATGATAGGACGGGCCGCTCAGGGAAGACCCTGGATCTTTCGGGAAATCCAGCATTATCTGGACACAGGGGAGCTGCTGCCACCGATGCCATTGGCAGAGGTTAAGCGCTTGCTGATCGGGCATATACGGGAATTGCATGACTTTTATGGTCCAGGCAAGGGATTCCGTATCGCTCGTAAGCACGTTTCCTGGTATCTCCAGGAACATGCCCCGGACGACCAGTTTAGGCGCACATTCAACGCCATTGAGGATGCCGGCGAACAGCTGGAGGCGTTGGAGGCATATTTTGAAAATCTTGCGTAA
- the fis gene encoding DNA-binding transcriptional regulator Fis, which translates to MFEQRVNSDVLTVSTVNSQAQVTQKPLRDSVKQALKNYFAQLNGQDVNDLYELVLAEVEQPLLDMVMQYTRGNQTRAALMMGINRGTLRKKLKKYGMN; encoded by the coding sequence ATGTTCGAACAACGCGTGAATTCTGACGTACTGACCGTTTCCACCGTAAACTCTCAGGCTCAGGTAACCCAAAAACCCCTGCGCGACTCGGTTAAACAGGCACTGAAGAACTATTTTGCTCAACTGAACGGTCAGGATGTGAATGACTTGTATGAGCTGGTACTGGCTGAAGTTGAGCAACCACTGTTGGACATGGTGATGCAATATACTCGCGGTAACCAGACCCGTGCAGCACTGATGATGGGTATCAACCGCGGCACTTTGCGTAAGAAACTGAAAAAATACGGCATGAACTGA
- a CDS encoding DUF3892 domain-containing protein: MTDKWADYLISKVRYNDKHTHITHVYAYVDNGDTVGGGTSETRQWVVNKIDSGYTFYTIFKGDDGKWKKGQKVVKDRVNGTDYITTRPNGTSKDNLENLPEY, from the coding sequence ATGACTGATAAATGGGCTGACTACCTTATTTCAAAAGTCCGATATAACGATAAACACACTCACATTACACATGTGTATGCGTACGTCGATAATGGAGACACCGTGGGAGGAGGGACGTCAGAAACACGGCAGTGGGTAGTGAATAAAATCGATAGCGGTTATACGTTTTACACCATTTTCAAAGGTGATGACGGTAAGTGGAAGAAAGGGCAAAAAGTGGTCAAGGACCGTGTTAACGGCACTGATTACATTACGACCAGACCTAACGGCACATCCAAGGATAACTTGGAAAACCTTCCTGAGTACTAG
- a CDS encoding RcnB family protein has product MKKITLAIVMTVFTASSLLSTVSFAAGPDQQDGKQWQQRPGSQQHGGRDGNSGGQPNRGGHGEPGRQQAHIQRGGDRDHFVSNGHDFRRGKPAPSRYRGNDYRVNDWRARGLRQPPSGQHWAYIDGNYVLIAAATGIITSIILNSALQH; this is encoded by the coding sequence ATGAAAAAAATTACATTGGCAATCGTAATGACGGTGTTTACCGCAAGTAGCCTGCTCTCAACAGTCTCTTTTGCAGCGGGTCCGGATCAACAGGACGGGAAGCAATGGCAGCAGAGGCCGGGAAGCCAACAGCATGGCGGACGCGATGGTAATTCTGGCGGTCAGCCTAATCGAGGCGGTCATGGCGAGCCAGGTCGGCAGCAGGCTCACATACAGCGTGGCGGCGACCGTGACCACTTCGTTTCCAATGGTCACGACTTCCGAAGGGGCAAACCGGCTCCGAGCCGTTACCGCGGCAATGATTATCGTGTCAACGACTGGCGCGCTCGCGGTTTGAGACAGCCGCCATCAGGCCAGCATTGGGCTTACATTGATGGCAACTACGTGCTGATTGCAGCCGCAACGGGCATCATCACCTCTATTATTCTCAACAGCGCTCTGCAACATTGA
- a CDS encoding uroporphyrinogen decarboxylase/cobalamine-independent methonine synthase family protein, giving the protein MTAIKTQRPPFRADVVGSYLRPQYLHDARAKFTQGNLSAAELQAIEDKAITELVEKQKAAGLQVITDGEFRRSWWHLDFMWGLNGVEKTLIAKGYAFADKETRPETARLSGKISGENHPFIEHFKFLLQFAEPGVTPRLTVPSAAQFLAELQRPDNKAKTLEFYPTEEALVQDIANAYRTFIKALYAAGCRNLQLDDCTWGMLVDPKFAGGGGADTPNSTSCGCGHHAEPAEGGKVHTLAELYLKVNNASVEGAPEDLVLTTHVCRGNYASSWAASGGYQPVASVLFARENVSAYYLEFDTERAGDFSPLAQVSGDKQVVLGLISSKFGELEDKQAVIDRIKEATQFVPLERLCLSTQCGFASTEEGNEITEAQQWAKIALVKAIADAVWG; this is encoded by the coding sequence ATGACAGCTATTAAGACACAACGACCCCCATTCCGTGCCGACGTCGTAGGGAGCTATCTTCGTCCTCAGTATCTGCATGATGCCAGGGCAAAATTTACCCAGGGTAACCTTTCTGCGGCAGAGCTGCAGGCCATTGAAGACAAGGCCATCACCGAGCTGGTTGAGAAACAGAAAGCGGCCGGTTTACAGGTGATTACCGACGGCGAATTCCGTCGTAGCTGGTGGCACCTCGATTTCATGTGGGGCCTGAACGGCGTGGAAAAAACCCTCATCGCCAAAGGCTACGCGTTTGCGGACAAGGAAACCCGTCCGGAAACTGCGCGCCTTTCCGGTAAGATTTCCGGTGAGAACCATCCGTTCATCGAACATTTCAAATTCCTACTTCAATTCGCAGAACCGGGCGTTACGCCGCGACTGACCGTCCCTTCTGCGGCGCAGTTCCTGGCCGAGCTACAGCGCCCCGATAACAAAGCTAAGACGCTGGAGTTTTACCCAACTGAAGAGGCGCTGGTGCAGGATATCGCCAACGCCTATCGTACCTTCATCAAAGCGCTGTATGCTGCGGGTTGCCGCAACCTACAGTTGGATGACTGCACTTGGGGCATGCTGGTCGATCCGAAATTTGCCGGCGGCGGCGGCGCCGATACGCCGAACTCGACGAGCTGTGGCTGTGGTCATCACGCAGAACCGGCTGAAGGCGGCAAAGTACACACGCTGGCCGAGCTGTATCTGAAGGTCAATAACGCAAGCGTAGAAGGCGCGCCGGAAGATCTGGTGCTGACGACGCACGTATGCCGCGGCAACTATGCCTCTTCCTGGGCCGCCAGCGGCGGTTACCAACCGGTCGCAAGCGTGCTGTTCGCCCGTGAAAATGTCTCTGCTTACTATCTGGAATTCGATACTGAACGCGCCGGCGACTTCTCTCCGTTGGCTCAGGTATCAGGCGATAAGCAGGTTGTTTTGGGGCTGATCTCTTCCAAGTTCGGCGAACTGGAAGACAAACAGGCGGTGATTGATCGCATCAAGGAAGCTACCCAATTCGTACCGCTGGAACGCCTGTGCCTCAGTACTCAGTGCGGCTTCGCCTCAACGGAAGAAGGCAATGAGATAACCGAAGCGCAGCAGTGGGCTAAAATTGCATTGGTCAAAGCGATCGCTGACGCCGTCTGGGGTTAA